TGCCCGCCACTTGGTCGAGGGACTGGGGCAGGCCGCCGAGGAGGCTCTGTGGGCGGCGCTCCGGGTCCTCGAGGAGCGGTCCCGCATGCTGCGCCGCATCGGCCAGCAGGACGCCGAGCGCGGCCGCGACGCATCCCAGCGGGCCTTCGCCGAGCGCGCCGCGGAGACGGACCGATACGTTGCGACCCTACGCGAACTCCTGAAGGCGGTGCCGCCCGTCGGCGGGGATTCCAGTCTGGCACTGGGAGGTGGCCGGCATGTGCCCGGCGTGCCGGTGATCGAAGAACGGCAAACCGACGACACCGATGGCTCCGATCCGCATGCCACCGATCCCCCTTTGGGGCCGGAGTTGTCGGGTTCCTGAATGGTGCGGTCTTCCGGGCGAGGGTGTTTTACCCTGCACGGGTGGCGATTTCGACCGACCCGCCATGCCAGGCGAGCAGGATCAGGCGGGTGCCGACCCGCTCGCTCGCCTAGTGACGAGGCGCAGGCCGAGCGCGTCGAAACGGTCGACCCCGAAGCCCCCGGCCGTGATCGTACGGCGGTCGAACAAGTCCTCGTCGAACTCATCCGCTCGTGGTGGGGGTTGCCCCTCGGCCTCCGCTACAGGACCGCCTACATGCCTTTGGCAAGCGTTACGCCGGTGCCGGCCCCGACTCGGCATGCGCCTTGCCGCTTCGCCGGCAGGCCATTCCCGAGTGGAGGTGCTCTTGTCCAAGCCAGACGACAAAGAGACGGCACCGGCGACCATCGAGTGTCATGTTTGCAAGAAGCGGATCCCGGCGTCCGAGGCGGCCTCGCCCGAGGGGCACGTCTATGTGCTGTACTTTTGCGGTGGGGATTGTCGGGCCGAGTGGGAGCGAGGGCATGCGCACGAGACGCAGCGCGACTTCGAAAAACGCAGCGGCGTCAAACGCGACTGATGCCGTCGGGCTCTAGTCTGCGGCCCGCTTGACGAACGTCCAGGAGGTGGTGCCTTGTATCTGTTGGTGTTGTTTGTCCTGCTTGCGGTTGGGGCGCTGCTCGCGTGGCGGGGATTCGTCGTCGCCGGCAGTTTCGTCGCTATCGGTGCGCTGGCCTTCTTCGGTACGCTCGACCTGTGGGCCGAGGCGATCTGGTTCGATGCGCTCGGCTATGCGGCGCGTTTCTGGACTTTCATCGGCGCCGAGGCCGGCATGGCGCTGGCCTGTGCCTTGCTGGCGCTCGTCGGTGTCGCCTTGCTTGCCACGCCCGCACGACGGCTCTGGTCGGCGATCTCGCCCTGGGCCGAATTCGCTGGGGCCGCCGGCGGTGCGGTCTGGGGGTTGGGAAACTGGCAGCAGGTCCTGCTTTTCATTCACCGCACGTCGGCCGGTGTCGCCGAGCCCATCCTTGGACTCGACGCCGGCTTCTATCTGTTCACGCTGCCGTTTCTGGAGGTCCTACAGGGGCTCTTGGTTTGGATCCTTGTCGTTACGACAGCGAGCACCGCCATCGCGGTTCTAAGGTGGTGGCGCTCGGTCGGGCCGCGGGCGGATGAAGGACCGATCAGGGCACCGGTCGCGACCGTCAGTATCACCCTTGGTGCGCTCGTCGGGGCGGGTGCCTTGCTGGCGATCCCTCGGCTTCTGTACTCGGGGCAGGGCGTCACCGCCGGGCCGGGCTGGACGGACGTCCACGTGCGTCTGCCGGTCTATCTGGTGCTGGCGGCGACCACGGTGGTGCTCGCCGCCTCGCCGCTGATCGCGCCGCTACGGCGCTGGGTCGGCCGCCGAGCGACCCACTTGGCGCGTTCCCCGGCGCCCTCCGTTTTGGCGACGGCGGTGACTGCCTGGGCCTTTGTCGCCGTGACCTGGGCGGTGCTCGGTGGCCTGGTGCCGAGCGCGTTTCAGTTCCTCGCCGTCGAGCCCAACGAGATCACCTATGAGCGACCCTACATCGCCAACAACATCCGGCTCACCCGTTACGCCTTCGGCCTCGACCGGGTCGAGCAGCGCCAATACCCCGCCGACCAGGCGCTCACCCGCGAGACGATTGCCAACAACCGGCACCTGCTCTCCGAGGTCCGGCTGTGGGACTGGCGGGCCCTCGATGCCGTGTACCAGCAGTTCCAGGAGATCCGCCTCTACTACGAGTTCGTCGACGTCGACATGGACCGCTACCAGGTCGATGGCCAGTACCGGCAGGTGATGATCTCCGCCCGCGAGCTCTCGCACGATAGCCTGCCGGCACAGAGCCAGACCTTCGTCAACCGGCGCTTCAAGTACACCCACGGCTACGGCCTCACGCTGGCGACGGTCAGCGACTTCACGCCGGAGGGGCTACCCAACCTGCTCGTCAAGGACATCCCGCCGAAGGCCCAGTTCGCGTCGCTGCGCGTCGAGCGCCCCGAGATCTACTATGGCGAGCTGACCAGGGATCCGGTCGTGGTCAACACCGCGGAGCGGGAGTTCGATCACCCGAGCGGCCAGCAGAACGCCTACACGCGCTATCAGGGCGGCGGCGGGGTCGAGATGCGCAACCTGTGGCGCAAGATCCTCTTCGGCTGGCGGCTCGACGGGACCCGCTTCCTGCTCTCGGGTTATCCACACCCGCAGAGCCGGATCATGCTCCATCGCCAGATCGAGGAGCGCGTGCAGCGGCTCGCCCCCTTCCTGACCCTCGACGGCGATCCTTACCTGGTCCTGGCCGACGGGCGTCTGTACTGGATCCTGGATGCCTATACGACGACACGCCGCTTCCCATACAGCGAGCCATTCGTGCCTGAGGTCGATCGCGCGCAAGCCAGCGGTACGCCGGATGCCGGCTATCTGGAAGGCGTCAATTACCTGCGCAACTCGGTGAAGGTCGTAGTCGACGCCTACGAGGGGGACGTCGATTTCTACGCCTTCGACCCGGACGATCCGATCCTGCGGACCTGGCGCCGCGCCCTGCCGGGGCTGTTCCGCCCGCGCGAGGAGATGCCGGCGCCTCTGCGGGCCCACGTGCGCTATCCCGAGGGGTTGCTGCTCGCTCAGGGACTGGTCTACGCCAAGTACCACATGGACGACCCCGAGGTCTTCTACAACCAGGAAGACCTGTGGGTGCGGGCCACCGAGAAGCACTACCGCCGCATCGAGCCGGTCGAGCCCTACTACGTGATGTGGGAGCTGCCGGGCTCGGACCGCGCCGAGTTCGTCCTGATGCTGCCGTTCACGCCGAAGAACCGGCAGGTGATGATCGGTTGGATCGCCGGACTCTGCGACGGCGACAACTACGGGCGCTTCCTCGCCTACCAGTTCCCGAAGGAGCGACGGGTGCTGGGGCCGCAGCAGGTGGAGACCAAGATCGATCAGGACAGTTACCTGTCCGGCCAGCTCACCCTCTGGGACCAGCGCGGCTCCAACGTCATCCGCGGCAACGTGCTCGCCATCCCGCTCGACGACACCCTGCTTTATGTCGAGCCCATCTATCTCCAGGCCGAGACGGCGGCCTATCCGGAGCTGCGCCTCGTTGCCGTCATGCACGGCGATAAGCTCAGCTATGCCGAGACCTTCGATGCCGCGCTCCAGGGTTTGTTCGAACCGGGCGCAGGGCAGGTCAGCGAGACGGGCGGGGCGATGACGCCGGCGTCGCTGCGGCAGGTCGGGCAAAGCGCCAACGCCGCCTTTGCGCGTTATCTGGAGGCTCAGGGAGCGGGCCGTTTCGCCGACGCCGCCGCAGCGCTCGAGGAACTCGAATCCCTGCTCGCCCAGTTCGCGACGGCGCAGCAGGGCGAGGAGCGGAGCGCCCTGCCGGTGGACTGAATCCGGCGAGTGAAGTCCAGCCGCTCCAGAGGCAGCTGACTAGGCGATGGTAATCCGTGCGAACGTCACTCGAAAGGTACTCTGGGGTGTGCGAGACCAGAGTAAAGCCCACCGTGATTGCACCAGCCAGCAAACCTGGGCGCAAGGCGAACGTCTACATGGCGTCGATGAGCGGCTATCCCAGTAAGCTCCGTCCTATGGCATCGTGCAGCGAAAAGCGGACGTTCGTGAGCAGAGTTCCGGAAGGCGAAAACTCTCCAGTCCGGTAATGTTTTCGCGAGGCGATGCTCGTCACCGAATGGAAAGCGCCGCGATAGGTGCGAGTGGCGCGGTCGCGGTTTGCTCCCTCAGCCCATGACAGCACGATTTCCCGATTGAGGAAGGTGCGTCCACCTTGGTAATTACGAAGACATTTTTCATAATCAGGGGCTAACATATGAGTGATTCAATACTGACTTACGAAGAGAAGATGTGGCAATTGACCGATGCCACCAAACAGGCTATGCCGGATTTGGCAAAAGCGTATTACGGCGCCGTCAAAGACGCGGTCTATCGAGATGGCGCCATAGATTTGAAAACCAAAAGGCTGATGTCCTTGGCCGTAGCAATCCAGGCAGGATGCAGAGATTGCATGATCTCTCAAACCTCCAAAGCTCTGGAACTCGGTGCAACAGCCGAAGAGATATTGGAAACCTGCTCGGTTGCCATCAGCATGGGCGGCACGCTCGCTTGGAGCAAAACGCTTGTGGTTGCGGAGTATTTGAGGGAAAAGAGAATCTTGGAATAGGTTTCACCAAGTCGTCTCGGCGGACCCCGGTTCGCTCTTGGCGTGCTGGCTGGCCGCAGCCTCGCTGTAGACGTGTGCGGGGTTTGCGCTGGATCATCTTCGGGTCCTCGATGGACGGTTCAACCTAAAAACGGCAGTTGGGCGGCGCTCGAGGTGCGCCGCACGGGGTGTCCGGCAAGGCATAATGAGGGGCGCAATAGCCCAGCTATTGCAACGAGTTGTAACACCGCTGGGCGCCGGGCGTGGCGTGCATCGGGCGCCGTAGCGACTTTCACTCATCTTGTGAACAGGATTCACGTAGAATATCTTCTAATTTTCAAAAGCTTGCGTCTATGACGAAGCGGTCAACTGCCGTTTTTTGGTTCAAAGATTCTCACGGTTCGACGGGGCGAACGTCTGTAAACAGCCGAGGCTGTGTGAAAACGCGAACCGGTGGGGAAACAGTGAGACGGGTTACCCGTCATCCTGGGCAAAGTCGAGTTGTCGTAGAGAGCGGCGCCCCACGGGAGCTGTCTTCTGCTAATAATGTGTGTTGTTGTCCCTGGAGCACGCAAATTTCTGGGTTTTTCATACAGCCTCGGCCTGTTCCGATGGCCCAGCGCCATTGCTTCATGTCCCCTTTAGTCAAGCCTCCATGGCTGACTCGTCCTGTTGGCGATAATGCGCCGCCTCAAACTCTGTCGGTGGGACATTGCCGGTCGGTTCGAGCAGACGCCGGTTGCTGAACCAATCGACCCACTCGAGGGTGGCGTATTCAACCGCATCCCGATGGCGCCAGGGTCCGCACCGGTGAATCACCTCGCTCTTTGTACAGCCCGCTGATGGTCTTGGCCAAGGCGTTGTCGTAAGAGTCGCCGCGCCTGCCGACCGAGGGCTCGATCCCGGCCTCGACCAGGCGTTCCCTGTATCGGATCGACGGATATTGGCTGCCCCTGTCGCTAGGGTGAATCAGCCCCTTCGGATCGTTACGCGCCCACAGAGCCTGCTCCAGGGCATTCAGCACCAGGGCGCTCTTCATTGACGAGGCGACACCCGCCAACTGACGATGCGCCGGGAGAACACGTCGATGACGACGGCCACGTAGAGGAAGCCGGTCCAGGCCGCGACAGCGGTGATATCGGCGACCCATAACTGGCTCGGCCGCTCGGCGACGAACTGGCGATTGACCAGGTCCGCCGGGCGCTTGGCGGCCTCATCAGAGATCGTCGTCTTGCCGGGCTTGCCGCGTAGCGCACCCGGCAGGCCCAGCACGCCCATCCGTCGTTCGACGGTGCAACGGGCCACCCCGAACCCTTCGCGCTTCAATTGCC
This portion of the Thioflavicoccus mobilis 8321 genome encodes:
- a CDS encoding DUF3330 domain-containing protein, giving the protein MSKPDDKETAPATIECHVCKKRIPASEAASPEGHVYVLYFCGGDCRAEWERGHAHETQRDFEKRSGVKRD
- a CDS encoding UPF0182 family protein, yielding MYLLVLFVLLAVGALLAWRGFVVAGSFVAIGALAFFGTLDLWAEAIWFDALGYAARFWTFIGAEAGMALACALLALVGVALLATPARRLWSAISPWAEFAGAAGGAVWGLGNWQQVLLFIHRTSAGVAEPILGLDAGFYLFTLPFLEVLQGLLVWILVVTTASTAIAVLRWWRSVGPRADEGPIRAPVATVSITLGALVGAGALLAIPRLLYSGQGVTAGPGWTDVHVRLPVYLVLAATTVVLAASPLIAPLRRWVGRRATHLARSPAPSVLATAVTAWAFVAVTWAVLGGLVPSAFQFLAVEPNEITYERPYIANNIRLTRYAFGLDRVEQRQYPADQALTRETIANNRHLLSEVRLWDWRALDAVYQQFQEIRLYYEFVDVDMDRYQVDGQYRQVMISARELSHDSLPAQSQTFVNRRFKYTHGYGLTLATVSDFTPEGLPNLLVKDIPPKAQFASLRVERPEIYYGELTRDPVVVNTAEREFDHPSGQQNAYTRYQGGGGVEMRNLWRKILFGWRLDGTRFLLSGYPHPQSRIMLHRQIEERVQRLAPFLTLDGDPYLVLADGRLYWILDAYTTTRRFPYSEPFVPEVDRAQASGTPDAGYLEGVNYLRNSVKVVVDAYEGDVDFYAFDPDDPILRTWRRALPGLFRPREEMPAPLRAHVRYPEGLLLAQGLVYAKYHMDDPEVFYNQEDLWVRATEKHYRRIEPVEPYYVMWELPGSDRAEFVLMLPFTPKNRQVMIGWIAGLCDGDNYGRFLAYQFPKERRVLGPQQVETKIDQDSYLSGQLTLWDQRGSNVIRGNVLAIPLDDTLLYVEPIYLQAETAAYPELRLVAVMHGDKLSYAETFDAALQGLFEPGAGQVSETGGAMTPASLRQVGQSANAAFARYLEAQGAGRFADAAAALEELESLLAQFATAQQGEERSALPVD
- a CDS encoding carboxymuconolactone decarboxylase family protein, coding for MWQLTDATKQAMPDLAKAYYGAVKDAVYRDGAIDLKTKRLMSLAVAIQAGCRDCMISQTSKALELGATAEEILETCSVAISMGGTLAWSKTLVVAEYLREKRILE